Proteins from a single region of Prosthecobacter debontii:
- a CDS encoding transposase, translating to YRFSLYVTNLDLPLDQIWNIYNSRADCENRIRELKQDFGLEAFCLKDFWATEASFRFIMVAYNLISLFRHFGLNSHNQSTLATLRSQCFAIGGWVSEHARKRVLKLSLPRRKRPWMEAILLKIESLAAPFAYSTA from the coding sequence ACTATCGCTTCAGCTTGTATGTGACCAATCTGGACCTGCCGCTGGATCAGATTTGGAATATTTACAACAGCCGAGCCGATTGCGAGAACCGGATCCGTGAGCTCAAGCAGGACTTTGGACTGGAAGCCTTTTGCCTGAAGGACTTCTGGGCGACGGAGGCGTCGTTCCGGTTCATCATGGTAGCTTACAACCTGATCAGTCTGTTCCGTCATTTTGGGCTCAACAGCCACAACCAGTCCACTTTGGCAACGCTGCGATCCCAATGCTTTGCAATAGGCGGCTGGGTCAGTGAGCACGCCCGCAAACGAGTGCTCAAGCTCTCCCTACCACGCCGCAAACGTCCCTGGATGGAGGCCATCTTGCTCAAAATCGAATCTCTCGCCGCCCCTTTTGCTTACTCAACTGCATAA
- a CDS encoding ATP-dependent nuclease, with protein MRITSLTIRNFQCFGPEPTTIELDNLTAFVGMNGVGKTAILQALVRLFGSPSERRLERKDFHLPFGKNASDVDSTELTIEARIDFAEGEEGIAEYFHQMAITDVGGDLFCRVRLTGTWEKSTAAEGDIEEKMIWIKSEEENPDENSISPMSNAQRSLVQVTYVPATRDPAKQLRQVSGSVLHKLMRAVEWKEETRQAVEEACESMRRALAAEIGVTSIQNSISTAWEKLYTLPVHSKVKLRAVTSEFGDLLKNIETVFEPGESGTAAGIERLSDGMKSLFYFCLIRAAFAIENGCRNGKEEGAGLIKDDLKLASLNIFVIEEPENHLSPHYLGRIIAELKEMSQQACAQVLVTSQSAGILKRVDPLNVRHVRLKKKSQTSVVHRITLPEGEDEADAYKFVKEAVQAYPELYFSTFVILGEGDSEEIVIPKLAAVCNLNLDLGFVSMIPLGGRHVHHFWRLLNDLKIPFVTLLDLDQERRGGGWRRIKSVCDQLLLYGVDRSKLLEVEDGVLEDSEYEDMPNWGGNIDSLNAWCKDLENFDVYFSAPLDLDFLMYSAFPEAYRATGEDGPRIPHDADKREERIKKAIIATLKAENSTGETYSEDEKKEFIWYSYLFLGRGKPGTHLKALNGLDDSEIASKIPPVLKRMIEKVVDSLDVTKPEA; from the coding sequence ATGCGAATCACGTCACTCACCATTCGGAATTTTCAGTGCTTTGGACCAGAGCCCACGACCATCGAATTGGACAATCTGACCGCATTTGTTGGAATGAACGGTGTGGGTAAAACCGCAATCCTTCAGGCCCTCGTGCGCCTGTTTGGTTCGCCGTCTGAGAGGCGACTGGAAAGAAAGGATTTTCATTTGCCCTTCGGGAAGAATGCGTCGGATGTCGATTCAACCGAACTAACGATTGAGGCACGCATAGACTTTGCAGAAGGTGAGGAAGGCATTGCAGAGTATTTCCACCAGATGGCGATCACGGATGTCGGTGGAGACTTATTTTGCCGGGTGCGTTTGACGGGAACATGGGAGAAATCGACGGCCGCTGAAGGGGATATCGAGGAGAAGATGATTTGGATCAAATCAGAGGAGGAGAACCCTGATGAGAACTCGATATCGCCGATGTCGAATGCCCAACGCTCGCTTGTCCAAGTGACATATGTGCCGGCCACACGAGATCCCGCGAAACAGCTTCGCCAAGTTTCGGGTTCGGTGTTGCACAAGCTCATGAGAGCCGTGGAATGGAAAGAAGAAACGCGCCAGGCGGTAGAGGAGGCCTGCGAAAGTATGAGGAGAGCGCTCGCCGCAGAAATTGGGGTGACAAGCATTCAGAATTCCATCAGCACCGCCTGGGAAAAGCTCTACACACTTCCGGTTCATAGTAAGGTAAAACTGCGTGCTGTGACCAGCGAGTTTGGGGATCTTTTGAAAAACATTGAGACCGTCTTTGAGCCTGGCGAATCAGGCACAGCAGCTGGAATCGAGCGGCTGAGTGACGGGATGAAATCTCTTTTCTATTTCTGTCTGATTCGGGCTGCTTTCGCCATTGAGAATGGCTGTCGAAATGGCAAGGAGGAGGGAGCTGGGTTGATCAAGGATGATCTCAAATTGGCATCTTTGAACATCTTTGTGATCGAAGAGCCTGAAAATCATCTATCCCCGCATTATCTTGGTCGAATAATTGCCGAACTCAAAGAGATGTCGCAGCAAGCTTGCGCACAAGTTTTGGTAACGAGTCAGTCAGCTGGCATCTTGAAACGTGTCGATCCCCTCAACGTAAGGCACGTTCGGCTAAAGAAAAAATCCCAAACTTCAGTTGTTCACCGAATCACACTTCCAGAAGGTGAGGACGAAGCTGATGCGTACAAGTTCGTCAAGGAGGCTGTCCAGGCCTATCCGGAGCTTTATTTTTCGACCTTTGTTATTCTCGGTGAGGGAGACAGCGAAGAAATCGTGATCCCGAAATTGGCTGCTGTCTGTAATTTGAATCTGGATCTTGGCTTTGTCTCAATGATTCCTTTGGGCGGTCGCCATGTGCATCATTTTTGGCGCTTGCTGAACGATTTGAAGATTCCTTTTGTTACCCTTCTTGATCTTGACCAGGAAAGGCGTGGGGGCGGTTGGAGGCGGATCAAAAGCGTTTGTGACCAGCTGCTTTTATATGGAGTAGACAGGAGTAAACTACTTGAGGTTGAAGATGGCGTATTGGAGGATTCGGAGTATGAGGATATGCCAAATTGGGGGGGGAATATCGACAGCTTGAATGCATGGTGTAAAGACCTTGAGAACTTTGATGTCTATTTCTCAGCCCCGTTGGATTTGGATTTCCTCATGTATTCAGCCTTTCCCGAAGCCTATCGGGCGACTGGCGAGGATGGTCCAAGAATCCCCCATGATGCAGATAAAAGAGAGGAGCGTATCAAAAAGGCTATAATTGCAACGCTAAAGGCGGAGAACAGTACGGGAGAGACATATAGTGAGGATGAGAAGAAGGAGTTCATTTGGTATAGCTATCTTTTTCTCGGGCGTGGGAAACCTGGAACTCACCTTAAGGCGTTAAATGGGCTGGATGATTCAGAAATTGCTTCGAAAATTCCACCGGTCTTAAAGCGGATGATCGAAAAAGTGGTCGATAGCTTGGACGTAACAAAACCGGAGGCGTGA
- a CDS encoding UvrD-helicase domain-containing protein, whose amino-acid sequence MGKRIPKEKWLPKGVKELEPAAFDVVRSLENALVIAGPGAGKTELLAQRACYLLETGLCPSPKRILAISFKRDAAKNLADRVAKRVGPELARRFDSMTFDAFAKSLVDRFRLGIPAFFCPTTDYVIDFDISKDARFRSTMEEVVGQATVLTQSAIAQCRPNDIYRRYFIGYPLQIPHPSNRTFELNLALYVWRRLLRGSSKSALNFEMIGRLADLMLRHNPSVLNALRITYGFVFLDEFQDTTSIHYALTKTAFKGSDSILTAVGDEKQKIMVWAGALDGIFKKFKDDFAAKAFGLKMNRRSAPELVRVQSYLINALEPDSIPPEAVTDGGKGEGECRLLSFHDHEIEASYIANLVHKAITVEKIPARQICLLTRNLPGKYSATVGAELVKLGISARLEDQFQDLQAEPAVEAVMNLLKLAVRKRSPESWEQVVDLLAGIAGSSAEDDTFIREMEKRILAFRTEVSGCLAAVNSSAQLKEIVNKCVDFFGLPSLTACFPQYEQGTYLTDILEKLADKLFEAWNQTGNWDGAIKGFEGLNSVPIMTIHKSKGLEYHTVIFIGLEDSALWAFRNSQNEETCAFFVALSRAITRVMFTFCHLRPNTRDGRLSHQSKNTITPLYQVLQDAGIEPESISNE is encoded by the coding sequence ATGGGCAAGCGCATCCCAAAGGAAAAATGGCTTCCAAAAGGTGTCAAAGAGCTTGAACCAGCGGCTTTTGACGTGGTTCGCTCCCTCGAAAATGCACTTGTCATTGCAGGTCCTGGCGCTGGTAAAACTGAGCTTCTTGCTCAGCGCGCTTGTTATCTGCTTGAGACCGGACTGTGTCCTTCTCCGAAACGGATACTGGCCATCAGTTTCAAGAGAGACGCCGCGAAGAACTTGGCTGACCGTGTAGCAAAGAGAGTTGGGCCGGAATTGGCAAGGCGCTTCGACTCGATGACATTCGATGCATTTGCCAAAAGCCTGGTTGATCGTTTTCGTCTCGGCATTCCAGCGTTTTTTTGTCCGACTACTGACTATGTGATCGACTTTGACATCTCAAAGGATGCTCGTTTTCGCAGCACGATGGAAGAAGTCGTGGGTCAAGCGACAGTTTTGACTCAAAGCGCAATTGCCCAATGTCGGCCAAACGATATCTACAGAAGGTATTTTATTGGATATCCTCTCCAGATACCCCATCCCAGCAATCGAACTTTTGAGCTCAATCTTGCCTTGTATGTTTGGCGAAGATTATTACGAGGCAGCAGCAAATCTGCTCTGAATTTTGAAATGATAGGCCGTCTGGCGGACCTTATGTTAAGGCATAATCCCTCAGTTCTTAATGCATTAAGAATTACATACGGTTTTGTGTTCCTTGATGAATTCCAGGATACAACTTCCATACACTATGCATTAACGAAAACTGCTTTTAAGGGTTCAGATTCCATTCTGACCGCTGTTGGAGACGAAAAGCAGAAAATTATGGTTTGGGCTGGGGCTTTGGATGGAATCTTTAAGAAGTTTAAAGATGATTTCGCGGCTAAAGCATTCGGTTTAAAAATGAATCGCCGCTCAGCGCCTGAACTTGTTCGTGTACAAAGCTATCTGATTAACGCTCTCGAGCCCGATAGTATCCCACCAGAAGCTGTTACAGACGGAGGCAAAGGGGAGGGCGAATGCAGACTTTTGAGCTTTCATGATCATGAGATTGAAGCTTCGTACATTGCTAATCTCGTCCACAAAGCGATTACCGTTGAAAAGATCCCGGCCCGTCAGATCTGTCTTTTGACTCGTAACCTGCCCGGTAAATACAGTGCAACCGTGGGGGCAGAGTTAGTTAAACTCGGTATCTCAGCTCGCCTCGAGGACCAATTTCAAGATCTCCAGGCTGAACCTGCGGTTGAGGCAGTGATGAACCTGTTAAAGCTGGCTGTGCGAAAGCGCTCCCCGGAATCATGGGAACAGGTTGTGGACTTATTGGCGGGGATCGCTGGGAGTTCAGCAGAAGATGACACATTTATAAGGGAGATGGAGAAGCGTATCTTGGCCTTTCGAACTGAAGTGTCAGGCTGTTTGGCAGCGGTGAACTCAAGCGCACAACTCAAAGAGATAGTGAACAAATGTGTAGATTTTTTTGGTCTACCGTCTCTAACGGCTTGTTTTCCACAATATGAGCAGGGTACATACCTTACAGATATTCTGGAAAAGCTTGCTGATAAGCTATTTGAAGCCTGGAATCAGACCGGAAATTGGGATGGCGCTATCAAAGGATTTGAAGGACTCAATTCTGTGCCCATCATGACCATTCACAAGAGCAAGGGGCTTGAATATCACACGGTGATATTTATTGGTCTCGAAGACTCCGCCCTATGGGCATTCAGAAATAGTCAAAATGAAGAGACTTGTGCGTTTTTTGTAGCTCTATCGCGTGCCATAACACGCGTAATGTTTACTTTCTGTCACCTGAGGCCGAATACACGAGATGGTCGACTTTCACACCAAAGCAAAAACACAATTACGCCGCTTTACCAAGTTCTGCAGGATGCTGGGATTGAACCTGAAAGCATTAGCAATGAGTAG
- a CDS encoding transposase codes for MVAKTVKPKPPYPTDVSDEEWQFCRPYLELMTEEAPQREHSLLDVFNAVGYVVRAGCPWRMLHHGLAPSPFWIGQVISSLN; via the coding sequence ATGGTAGCCAAGACAGTGAAACCCAAGCCTCCGTATCCCACCGATGTCAGCGATGAAGAGTGGCAGTTCTGCCGCCCTTACCTTGAACTGATGACGGAAGAGGCTCCGCAACGGGAGCACTCCTTGCTCGATGTGTTCAATGCCGTTGGTTACGTCGTCCGGGCTGGTTGCCCTTGGAGAATGCTGCACCATGGCCTTGCTCCGTCCCCCTTTTGGATTGGACAGGTGATAAGCTCACTGAACTAG
- a CDS encoding transposase: MLCRSHPPLHRTTAAEAARQHVLTLAEIEQWKDDFITQGTEALRSHPRDLAQQFEAREKTLLAKVGELTLHVDVLKKAHRYLGKDLPDGISW; this comes from the coding sequence TTGCTTTGCCGTTCTCACCCACCCTTACACCGGACCACCGCTGCTGAGGCCGCACGCCAGCACGTGCTCACGCTGGCTGAGATTGAGCAGTGGAAAGACGACTTCATCACCCAGGGCACCGAAGCCCTGCGCAGCCATCCGCGCGATCTGGCCCAGCAGTTCGAAGCACGGGAGAAGACCCTGCTGGCCAAGGTCGGCGAACTCACCCTGCATGTGGACGTTTTAAAAAAAGCGCATCGCTATCTCGGCAAGGACTTGCCGGACGGCATCTCGTGGTAG
- a CDS encoding IS3 family transposase, whose amino-acid sequence MHNQLLQSGCPPVSVSVLCRLFGVARSTTYYQPRGRHLEPHCDPVCVEAVRAVIQAHPTYGVRMTHARLTKGLGMVVNRKKIHRIMRLHRWTCRQRRIGRTPRVEHRKSIAPAPNQRWATDIASVDCGQDGWCAFVPVIDCCSREVLGWELAHTARAKTAERALEEALLQRFGTTRGAPAGLTLRHDNGLVFSSRAYRALVRDYGLTQEYIAPYTPEQNGLCERFIRTFKEECSWQHRFDNLATAKAVIARYIEHDNTQRTHSALKYNTPRHTYLTLCTQIHQQAA is encoded by the coding sequence ATGCACAACCAACTCCTCCAATCGGGATGCCCACCGGTGTCTGTCAGCGTGTTGTGCCGCCTGTTCGGCGTGGCACGCTCCACCACCTACTACCAGCCGCGTGGACGCCACCTCGAACCTCATTGCGATCCCGTGTGCGTCGAGGCCGTCCGTGCGGTGATCCAAGCTCATCCCACTTATGGCGTGCGCATGACACACGCACGCCTCACCAAGGGACTGGGCATGGTGGTCAACCGCAAGAAGATCCACCGCATCATGCGCCTGCACCGCTGGACCTGCCGCCAGCGGCGCATCGGACGCACGCCACGCGTCGAGCACCGCAAGTCCATCGCCCCAGCCCCCAATCAGCGCTGGGCCACCGACATCGCCTCGGTGGACTGCGGCCAAGACGGCTGGTGCGCCTTTGTGCCGGTCATCGACTGCTGCTCACGTGAAGTGCTCGGCTGGGAGCTGGCCCACACCGCACGTGCGAAAACGGCGGAGCGCGCACTGGAGGAGGCCCTGCTACAGCGCTTTGGCACCACCCGTGGCGCTCCTGCAGGACTCACCCTGCGCCATGACAACGGCCTGGTCTTCAGCTCGCGCGCCTACCGCGCGCTGGTCCGGGATTACGGCCTCACACAGGAATACATCGCGCCTTACACGCCCGAACAAAACGGGCTCTGCGAGCGCTTCATCCGCACCTTCAAAGAGGAATGCAGCTGGCAGCACCGCTTTGACAACCTCGCCACCGCAAAGGCGGTCATCGCCAGATACATCGAACACGACAACACCCAGCGCACACACTCCGCCCTCAAGTACAACACGCCACGCCATACCTATCTCACCCTATGCACCCAAATCCATCAACAAGCCGCCTAA
- a CDS encoding carbohydrate binding domain-containing protein has protein sequence MNTRARLLICALTASFTTAVFGQTPTTKKVNLLANPSFEDGQGWWDFSSYHSRGVISVDETETRDGKKSIRIENPSGEDSFLKQTVTVKPKTRYRLTGYIKTQDVVVKGRGATLSLDGGFEHTESITGKKSWTKVTLEFESGAATSIKIGPRLGHHGSMAKGVAWFDDLTLIELGPSRKR, from the coding sequence ATGAACACCCGAGCCCGCCTCCTCATTTGCGCCCTGACCGCCAGTTTTACCACCGCCGTCTTTGGGCAGACGCCGACCACGAAGAAAGTCAATCTCCTCGCGAACCCGTCCTTTGAAGATGGCCAGGGTTGGTGGGACTTCAGCAGCTATCATTCCCGGGGCGTCATCTCCGTGGATGAAACCGAAACGCGCGATGGCAAGAAAAGCATCCGCATTGAAAACCCCTCTGGCGAAGACAGCTTTCTCAAACAAACTGTCACCGTCAAACCCAAGACCCGTTACCGCCTCACGGGCTACATCAAAACTCAAGACGTCGTCGTTAAAGGTCGCGGTGCCACCCTGTCCTTGGACGGAGGCTTTGAACATACGGAATCCATCACAGGAAAAAAAAGTTGGACCAAGGTCACCCTGGAGTTCGAGTCGGGTGCCGCCACCAGCATCAAGATCGGGCCTCGGCTCGGCCATCATGGCAGCATGGCCAAGGGCGTGGCTTGGTTTGATGACCTCACCCTGATCGAGCTTGGACCTTCGCGTAAGCGCTGA
- a CDS encoding UvrD-helicase domain-containing protein, whose amino-acid sequence MAAAADSQALKHLLISASAGSGKTYQLVRRYLHLLALGQEAEGIAAMTFTRKAAGEFFSRILQRLAEMAETPEKAALFFQDMQPPVRADLEYGRLLRRLTRRMHRLSLGTLDSFFAKVTACFPMELGLPAGARVMDEDETAQARREALDSLLQRLYQDPEERGQKALMEAYKQATFGAEEKTVDRTLQDWLAGGLTLWEESAAGLTSETRGWGEVRRIWPQALEAADLMGAIEELRASFVPLSDAGADLLEETLQAVLETVPGMSLPKRTKELLEKAQANWRELLAGDAELMWMRKKTPVKGAAARALVRLVRTLMGREFVVRAARTRGLSSVIELLSQEYARQVRNRGRLSFADVQRLLSTASTQEGSWVKGAGELWFRLDGQHQHWLLDEFQDTSRVQWQVIGGLVDEVLQDGGGERSFFAVGDPKQSIYLWRQAEPDLFEDILRNYPPAARGGLHTARLSQSFRSAQPVLDAVNAVFSDRATLETLLPEGALKGFAFETHTAAQTKLTGHAALISPSPEADLEEPTTALTAQLLQHIQPLQRGLSCAVLVRSNKDAREITETLRSLTGMEIVCESDLHPCMDNAVTLSLLSILSLAAHPGDHRALEHLRMTPLWQSGAATEREEEKLSDRGWRYAVSKVQNLVVEQGFAAFLKAWTPRVKQAHPQMDAFHARRLAQMADIAAEFDAQGNRDLDDFIRFAREYPLRTRGVTQAVQVMTIHASKGLEFDVVILPRLDGSAMDLARQEDLLVSRGASGVRWVLESPPKIYAQLDSVLSAELIETKRRTAFESLCRLYVAMTRAKRGLYFITETPTKSNAALKESKLLRETLGRQGERLLQEGSAAVVEWETGDERWFVQHAFVPTPVPEPLVLHSPLGEVLKQTQPMPRRRTPSGEESFKIKGTVLFGQGREPGRRLGTLVHELMAEVEWTTSLPDLEKRWLSKGLLMLDEVQMEPAQGPVGQALHLVRGVLESTSCQSPFIRPSPQAQLWRERSFDLVLHEEWISGTFDRVILERDSEGRYVSAWIVDFKTDEVAHEAALEEKLAGYRPQLQLYRRAVAKLAAVDESAVRCSLLFMRLQRLVDL is encoded by the coding sequence ATGGCGGCCGCAGCGGACTCTCAAGCTCTGAAACATCTTCTCATCAGTGCCTCAGCGGGCTCGGGGAAGACGTATCAACTGGTGCGGCGGTATCTGCATCTACTGGCCCTGGGGCAGGAGGCGGAGGGGATCGCGGCGATGACCTTCACCCGCAAGGCAGCGGGGGAGTTTTTCAGTCGCATCCTGCAGCGCTTGGCTGAGATGGCGGAGACTCCAGAGAAGGCCGCTCTGTTTTTCCAAGACATGCAGCCGCCCGTGCGGGCAGATTTGGAGTATGGTCGTCTGTTGCGGCGTCTAACGCGGCGGATGCATCGACTCTCATTGGGCACTCTGGACAGTTTTTTTGCCAAAGTGACGGCCTGTTTTCCGATGGAGTTGGGTTTGCCTGCCGGAGCCCGTGTGATGGATGAAGATGAGACGGCGCAGGCGAGGCGGGAGGCTCTGGATAGTCTGCTGCAGCGGCTCTATCAAGACCCTGAAGAACGCGGGCAGAAGGCGCTGATGGAGGCCTATAAACAGGCGACCTTCGGTGCCGAGGAAAAGACGGTGGATCGCACGCTTCAGGATTGGCTGGCGGGGGGATTGACGTTGTGGGAGGAGTCGGCAGCGGGGCTGACGTCGGAGACCCGTGGCTGGGGGGAGGTGCGGCGGATCTGGCCGCAGGCCCTGGAGGCGGCGGATCTGATGGGCGCGATCGAGGAACTGAGAGCCAGCTTTGTGCCTCTGAGTGATGCGGGGGCGGATTTGTTGGAGGAGACACTGCAGGCGGTGCTGGAAACGGTGCCGGGCATGAGCCTACCGAAGCGAACGAAGGAACTCCTGGAGAAAGCTCAGGCAAACTGGCGCGAGCTGCTGGCAGGAGATGCAGAGCTGATGTGGATGCGCAAAAAGACACCGGTGAAGGGCGCTGCGGCTCGGGCTCTGGTGCGGCTGGTGCGCACGCTGATGGGCCGTGAGTTCGTTGTGCGTGCCGCGCGCACTCGAGGGCTTTCTTCGGTGATCGAGCTGCTGAGTCAAGAGTATGCCCGACAGGTGCGGAATCGAGGGCGGTTGTCGTTCGCGGATGTGCAGAGATTACTCTCGACCGCTTCGACGCAAGAAGGCTCGTGGGTGAAAGGGGCGGGGGAGTTGTGGTTTCGTCTAGACGGTCAGCATCAGCATTGGCTGTTGGATGAATTTCAAGACACCAGTCGAGTGCAGTGGCAGGTCATTGGCGGGCTGGTGGATGAGGTCCTTCAAGACGGAGGTGGGGAGCGCAGTTTCTTTGCGGTGGGGGATCCCAAGCAGTCCATTTATCTGTGGCGGCAGGCAGAGCCGGATCTGTTTGAGGATATCTTGCGCAATTATCCTCCGGCGGCTCGGGGCGGGCTGCATACGGCTCGGCTGAGTCAGAGCTTCCGCAGTGCCCAGCCGGTGCTGGATGCGGTGAATGCCGTGTTTTCAGATCGGGCGACGCTGGAGACGCTGCTGCCTGAGGGAGCGCTGAAGGGATTTGCCTTTGAAACCCATACGGCGGCGCAGACGAAGCTCACGGGGCATGCTGCGCTGATCTCGCCAAGTCCTGAGGCGGATCTGGAAGAACCGACGACCGCCCTGACCGCCCAGCTTCTCCAGCACATCCAGCCGCTTCAGCGGGGGCTCTCGTGTGCGGTGCTGGTGAGGTCGAATAAGGATGCCCGGGAAATCACCGAGACGTTGCGCTCACTCACGGGAATGGAGATTGTCTGCGAATCCGACCTGCATCCTTGCATGGATAATGCGGTGACTTTGTCATTGCTCTCCATCCTGAGCCTAGCAGCTCATCCGGGGGACCACCGCGCGCTGGAGCATCTGCGCATGACGCCTCTCTGGCAAAGCGGAGCGGCCACGGAGCGGGAGGAGGAGAAACTGAGTGATCGCGGCTGGCGTTATGCGGTCAGCAAAGTGCAGAACCTCGTGGTTGAACAAGGCTTCGCAGCGTTTCTCAAAGCCTGGACACCACGCGTCAAACAGGCGCATCCACAGATGGATGCTTTTCATGCGCGTCGTCTGGCTCAGATGGCGGATATCGCTGCGGAGTTTGATGCTCAGGGGAATCGTGATTTGGATGACTTCATCCGCTTTGCCCGGGAGTATCCGCTGCGCACCCGTGGGGTGACTCAAGCGGTGCAAGTGATGACCATCCATGCCTCGAAGGGGCTGGAGTTCGATGTGGTCATTTTACCAAGGCTGGATGGCTCGGCCATGGATCTGGCCCGGCAGGAGGATTTGCTAGTGAGTCGTGGTGCCTCCGGCGTGCGCTGGGTGCTGGAGTCACCCCCGAAGATCTATGCTCAGTTGGATTCGGTCCTTTCGGCCGAGCTGATCGAGACCAAACGACGCACGGCTTTTGAATCGCTCTGTCGTCTTTATGTCGCGATGACCCGTGCGAAGCGAGGTCTCTATTTCATCACCGAAACACCGACGAAATCCAATGCCGCTCTGAAGGAATCCAAGCTATTGAGGGAAACCTTGGGCCGTCAGGGAGAGCGTCTGCTCCAGGAAGGAAGCGCAGCGGTCGTTGAGTGGGAAACGGGAGATGAGCGCTGGTTTGTTCAACATGCCTTTGTGCCCACACCGGTTCCAGAACCTCTCGTGTTACACTCTCCGTTAGGTGAAGTCTTGAAGCAGACTCAGCCGATGCCACGGCGACGCACTCCCTCAGGCGAAGAAAGCTTTAAGATCAAAGGGACAGTGCTTTTTGGACAAGGCCGTGAGCCTGGACGACGTCTGGGCACACTCGTGCATGAGCTGATGGCTGAGGTGGAGTGGACCACCTCGTTGCCTGATTTGGAAAAACGCTGGCTCAGCAAGGGGCTCTTGATGCTGGATGAAGTCCAGATGGAGCCTGCACAAGGCCCTGTGGGCCAGGCGCTGCATCTGGTCCGAGGCGTTCTGGAGAGCACCTCCTGCCAGAGTCCCTTTATTCGCCCGAGCCCGCAGGCCCAGCTTTGGCGGGAGCGTTCCTTTGATCTGGTTCTGCATGAGGAATGGATCTCCGGCACCTTTGATCGAGTGATCCTCGAACGAGATTCTGAAGGGCGCTATGTCAGTGCTTGGATTGTGGATTTTAAAACCGATGAAGTGGCTCACGAAGCTGCACTGGAGGAGAAACTCGCGGGTTATAGGCCGCAACTTCAGCTCTACCGCCGAGCCGTGGCCAAGCTGGCGGCAGTGGACGAATCCGCCGTTCGTTGCAGTCTGCTTTTCATGCGTCTCCAGCGTCTCGTGGATCTGTGA